A genomic segment from Aegilops tauschii subsp. strangulata cultivar AL8/78 chromosome 1, Aet v6.0, whole genome shotgun sequence encodes:
- the LOC109756711 gene encoding citrate-binding protein-like encodes MAPHALSWISVPLLVLLAASTSFAASRGAWAPKTADPDDGFTAVSLHESNFVLQRPFDEASGARYSFNGTVRKLWVLSSDKPHARQSHTSPRTEIRMAGYDYSSGVWQFEGYGYVPSGTTGVSIMQVFGAGETATTLMLHVYDGALRYYDRQIVEDAIYDRWFRLNVVHDVEGSTLTVYIDGQQRLHVDGRGGDSHYFKFGVYAQNHDSSCMESRWKGVRILKKDTSH; translated from the exons ATGGCCCCTCACGCTCTCTCTTGGATTAGTGTGCCTCTGCTTGTCTTGTTGGCCGCGTCGACATCCTTTGCGGCGTCGAGGGGGGCTTGGGCACCCAAAACCGCCGACCCGGACGATGGGTTCACGGCGGTGAGCCTCCACGAGAGCAACTTTGTGCTGCAGCGGCCGTTCGACGAGGCGAGCGGCGCACGGTACAGTTTCAACGGCACCGTGCGGAAGCTGTGGGTGCTGTCCTCAGACAAGCCACATGCCCGGCAGAGCCATACCAGCCCAAGAACTGAGATCAGGATGGCA GGATACGACTACAGCTCCGGTGTGTGGCAGTTCGAAGGCTACGGTTACGTCCCCTCCGGCACGACGGGGGTGTCCATCATGCAGGTGTTCGGCGCCGGCGAGACGGCCACCACGCTCATGCTGCACGTCTACGACGGCGCGCTGCGGTACTACGACCGGCAGATCGTCGAGGATGCCATCTATGACAGGTGGTTCCGGCTGAACGTGGTCCACGACGTGGAGGGGTCGACCCTCACCGTGTACATCGACGGGCAGCAGAGGCTGCACGTCGACGGCCGCGGGGGCGACTCGCACTACTTCAAGTTCGGCGTGTACGCACAGAACCACGACTCGAGCTGCATGGAGTCTCGCTGGAAGGGAGTCAGGATTCTCAAGAAAGACACGTCACACTGA